aaatccaacggtgaaaacggtttgagatttggacgcacggtttaagagataaaatattttgaataaacggatttaCGAAAAAGGGAaaacccaggttgcgacaagtggcgcgctgcatgtgcgccacttgtcgcaacctaagGAGTTGGAGCGAATTGTTTTTTGCTTTTTGTGGTCAATCCTTTGCTATGTGGCTCGTACATTATTAAACATGTACGTATGTATGTGACCCACATTTCAGAATGATTaaatatgtactcccttcgtttttaaatataagttgttttagacattttaaatgaaTTAcgacatacgaatgtatgtagacttattttagaatataaattcactcattttgcttcgtatatagtcacttgtttgaatctctaaaaagacttacatttaagaATGGAGAGAGTACGTATGTATTAGTATAAATTAGACCATGTATATATGTGACCTACATTTCATATTAATCGGGCAGCCCATCGAGTAACCCATGGGCGTAAACCTATGCCCATACCCTACCCACAACTAACCGGGTTATTCCGCGTTCATGGGTGTACATAAAGACCCATACCCTAGCCATTCGGGTCGGATGCCATGGGCATGCGTACCCATGGGTCGAATTGCCGGGTTGACTTAGGAGTACATAGATGAACTGAAACAGACACAATTAGAACTGTTGAAGCCCACCCAATGTCCCAATCCCATCCAGGTCCAGCCCACGCGCACGTAACAGGCCGACAGCCCTCAAGGCCTCGACTGCTCCTTCTCCTGCACCTATAAAAAAAGCTGCTCTCCTGCAGTCCTGCAGCTgcagtttctcaaaaaaaaaaatgctCCCCTGCTGTATTTCTCAAGAAAGAAAAAACTGCTCTGCATCTGCAGCcgacgggggcggcggcggacgccaGATGGCACCTGCAGGCTGCTCGCCAAGTGGTGGCGGCAGCGCGGCAAGCAAGCAAGCAGCCTACGCCGGCGGCCGGTCCCAGGACCTCTAGGCGACGGCCGTATTCCTCCTCTGTCGTCGCCACTTCCAAGTTGCAAGGTATCCCGTATTCCCCTTGCATCCAGCAATTTTGGTATGTTCCTAGTGCTCGGTTGGATCTCATCCATCTTATATGACTATGTCCTCTTCTTTGACACCCTAGTAGGTCTAAAAAGAATTCCGTCTAGTTTGGATGCTTTGTCAATTTGGTGGATGATGACTAGGGTAGCTGATGGATTAGATCAGTGTAAATCCAGGAACTACTGCTCATTTGTGTCTGGTAGAATATTGAGTCTGTAATACAAAAAGATTAGTCATAGATTGGTGGTGGTTGGCCACCTCAAGTTAATGGGAGAGGAAAGGGGATGAGTGGTCTTGTCTTTTCCTTGTATTATTTGATAAAATTCATAACGAAAATGTTTGATGAAATTCTAGAAGGAATCTGATTTTTTTAAACTATTATCGATATATTGCCGCAATGATACTTTGCTACTGTTATCGATATATGGTCATTGAGTCATTGATGTTGCTAGCTTACTGCACATTTGTTGTCCTATATATTATATAGGCTTCGTCGGTATGGGGAACCTAGCTGAGAGCATCGCATGTGGCGTGGCGGCGTCGGGTGTCCTCTCGGCCTCCGCCATCCGCACCACGGTCCACCGCCACCCTGAGCGCTGCGCCGCCTTCGCCTCCCTTGGCGCCACCATCCTCGCCTCCAACGCCCAGGTCAGTCTATTCCCCCCATCTGATTGAGACCCTGCCTCCATATGCTCGAAGCAGCGAAGTATCTCTGTCCATCACGTGTTCAAGCTTGACAAACACTCCGTTTTTTTCTCTTCTCGTCGTAGGTTGTCGAGGACAGTGATGTGATCGTCATCTCTATCAAGCCTCAGATTGGTAAGCGTACTAGGTAGTATTGTTAGCCCCTGAAGGCAATCAATCACTGATGCATCTCGCCAACTTTTGTTCTCGAGATAGTATTTGCTAGTCCATGAAAGCAACCACTGATGCCCCAGATTTATAATAACTCTGGCTTTTGTTTTGCGCACTTATGAATTACCCACATATGAAATTGCAGTGAAGAAGGTTCTGGTTGAGCTCAAGCCCTTGCTGTCTGAAGAAAAGCTTCTGGTGTCCATTACTGCTGCTATTAAAAATGAAAGATTTACAGGTTGGCCAGTGTATTCAGGGTTTACTGAACTTCTGAAACTTAAATTTTGGTAAAATTACCCTCCATCAAAATTGTATAAGTTGAGCGATGCACCATTTTCTCTCCATAAGAATAAGACCGACACTTAAGCCGCAGTATGTCAACATACATCACCATTTCCATTTTCATTCTTTCTCTTTTAATTACAGGATCAGTTATCTCAACAACTGAGTGTTGAGCGATGCACCATTATCTCCCCATAATAAGAATAAGACTGACACTTAAGTTATAGTATCCCAGCACCAGAGACTTTGTTTTTGCTTTTAATTCCAGGATTGGTCTGGTCAGCGCCGAATTATTAGAGTAATGCCAACCACTCCCTCGGCCACATATGTTGACTTGCAATCTATCAACTACACACATATGTAATTTCAATATTGTTAACTAATCGCTCTTATGAAGCTATCACTTGAGTAGAATTATGTGGTGATCTCTCTCTTTAGTGATACTTTAAAGAAATGTGAACTCTTCTTTGTTCCGGTAACGAGTCTAAGTACATGCTAGGCAGTATGTCCCATGGATTCGCTCCATTGTTATTTTTAATCAGTGATTCTAACACGACCTTTCATTCTATTTTCATTCCTCTTTTATTTTTAGTGTCTAATGAAATACCAATGTTTACCTAATTGAAATGCCAAGGATTTTGCTTTAAAATCTCCAAGTATCGGTCTGCTTTGTCGATTCATTATTATCTATGATTGTAATTTTTAATTTGTAACGGTCTTACACGCAACACATTATCTACTTGTAATATTTTACCAGTGAGGTTTTGAATATTTTTTATCATTGGTAGAAATTCTGTAATGCTAGTAGATTTGCTAAATGGAGATAGTATTACTATGCACTTCCTTCCTGCTTTTCACACAATTGGAACTGTATCTTTCTTGCTGATGTTGTTGCATTTATTTAGTGATGTGCCTCCTAACTGGAGATCATTTGCAGTGGCATGGAAAAGGGGGTTTCCTCTCTGGCCGCCTAAAAAGCATGTTGCTTGGGCAGACGTCTGCTCGGCCTTAGATCCGTCTCCTCGATGAGTACGCCGTGCCCATGGTGATTCTCAAAAGAAAGGATTCCTCGGCGGACAGGACATGTGAATGCTTTTGACTTCTGACTTTAGAGGCGAGCGGCGGTAGGCGCGCCGCTTGCCTCATCTTTGGTAAGACAGACTTGGCTAGGGCCTTCCACTACTCATTGTCGTCGGAGATGTTAACGATCTCCGTGCCGGGCTCCGGGTAGATGGTCACCTGCTGCAACTCTGGCTCCTCCTCCTCTAGATTGGCGAACATTTCGTTGATCTCCATTTGTCGCTGGCGGAGGAAGCATCGGttggcctccacctccacctctgaTTGGATGCAAGGACGGCTTGTTGCTCCGCTTTGGACACCTCGAGCATACCGAAGCCCACAGccggatccgcctcctcctcctcctccgactctGCATCTGCCGTGGCCGCGTCCACttcgtccacctcctcctccggcttcggCGAGTCCGAAGTTAGGCCTGCAATGTTCTGAGCTTCGCGCCTAGCTC
Above is a genomic segment from Triticum dicoccoides isolate Atlit2015 ecotype Zavitan unplaced genomic scaffold, WEW_v2.0 scaffold168942, whole genome shotgun sequence containing:
- the LOC119344439 gene encoding pyrroline-5-carboxylate reductase-like, translating into MGNLAESIACGVAASGVLSASAIRTTVHRHPERCAAFASLGATILASNAQVVEDSDVIVISIKPQIVKKVLVELKPLLSEEKLLVSITAAIKNERFTVAWKRGFPLWPPKKHVAWADVCSALDPSPR